The genomic segment CCACTGATCAGCTGAAGAACACCTGCCGGCCGGCAAGCACAGACCTGGCCAGAAGTTAAGTCATTCCAAACCGTTTTCCTCTTAAGCCTGTCAGAAAGGCACCTCTCCCAATGGCTTCGGAGCAGGTGCCTTTTCTACAGAAATATTATTCTTTCTCTGGTTCTGCATCGATATATGACGTTTTTGATGATTCCTGCATCCGCCAGTAGACGATGAGACTGATAAAGATGCAGAAAGACACGTAAAAGAAGAAAAGGGGTTCGATCCCGATGCTTTTAAACCACAGTGCGACGAATTCAGCGGTTCCACCGAACAGAGCTACGGTCAGGCCGTATGGAAGACCAACACCCAGCGCACGGATCTCGGTGGGAAACAACTCTGCTTTAACGATCGCATTTATTGACGTATAGCCTGTGACAATCACCAGGCCAGCTAACATCAACAGAAACGCGGCGACTGCACTGTGGGACGCACGCATGACAAACATCAGCGGGACCGTCGCAAGCGTCCCGCAAATGCCAAAGAAAAACAGAAGCGGTCTGCGGCCAATGTGATCGGATAATAATCCGGCAAGCGGCTGCAGGATCAGAAAGATCAGCAAGGCAACGAAATTAATCACACTGACGACTTCTTTATCCAGTCCGACCGAGTTAATCATGAATTTCTGAATATACGTGGTATAAGTATAGAATGCTACGGTACCCCCGAGTGTCAGACCAACGACGGTCAGAACGGCACGTGGATATTTCAACAGCGCCTTCAGGGTCCCGGCATGCTTCTTCGTTTTTCCGGACATGTTTTTGAACTGTTCGGATTCATCCATAGTCAGCCGCAGCCAGAGTACAGCGAGTGCGCCAAGTGCGCCGATCACGAACGGGATGCGCCAGCCCCACACATTCAGCTGTTCCTCATTGAGGTTCAGCTGAAGAACGATCTGAACGCCGAGGGCAACCAGCTGACCTCCGACCAGCGTCACATATTGAAAACTGGAATAGAAACCACGGCGTCCTTTGCTTGCCATCTCGGAAAGATACGTCGCT from the Sporolactobacillus sp. Y61 genome contains:
- a CDS encoding MFS transporter, coding for MIEWYDWYVYAAFAVYFSTDFFPSEDPTSRLLNTAAIFAIGFLMRPIGSLIMGRYADRHGRRAALTLSISIMASGSLIIAATPGYQTIGVFAPIILVLARLFQGLSLGGEYGTSATYLSEMASKGRRGFYSSFQYVTLVGGQLVALGVQIVLQLNLNEEQLNVWGWRIPFVIGALGALAVLWLRLTMDESEQFKNMSGKTKKHAGTLKALLKYPRAVLTVVGLTLGGTVAFYTYTTYIQKFMINSVGLDKEVVSVINFVALLIFLILQPLAGLLSDHIGRRPLLFFFGICGTLATVPLMFVMRASHSAVAAFLLMLAGLVIVTGYTSINAIVKAELFPTEIRALGVGLPYGLTVALFGGTAEFVALWFKSIGIEPLFFFYVSFCIFISLIVYWRMQESSKTSYIDAEPEKE